In Deinococcus sp. Leaf326, the sequence ACGGCCCGGTACAAGTCGGCTCCGACCGGCCGCGCCCTGATGGCCTATGACGCAGCGAACGTTCTGCTGAGTGCGATCAATACGACTCTGAAGTCTCCAGCGGTTCTCCCAACCCGCGCGGACGTGAGCGGCGCAGTACGCAAGGTCAAGTTCGAGGCCTGTGTCAACAAGAGTGCGCTGTTATGTGAAAGCATTTCGGGGCCGGTGGCATTCGACCCGCGCGGGGAACGGATGAGAACCCGCGTGATGTTGATGCGTCTGGGCAGTGATGCCAAAGCCAACATTCTGAGTACCAAGACCGTCGCTGCCGAAAGTCTGAGATAGGAAGCCGACCAGGACACGTCAGCTGTAGGATTTGCTCAGAAGCTGTAGCCTACGCTCTCCAACTATATGGAGCACTATGTCCTATTATAACTGAGCGCTCCGAACTTGAGTACAGAAACAATCCCTCAACAGGCTCACTCTGAATATGAATACCGTACAGAGTAAGCCGTGTGGCAAATAATCATCCGGGCAGAAGTCTATAGTTACGGAGGAATGTTTCAGATACACTCCTCCGCAACACATCAAATACCCGGGAGGTCAGATGAGATTCTCGGTATCAATGCGCAATTCAGCCAGTGCCGATCAGCAGACTGGAAATCTTTCTACAGTGATTGGAGTGGAATTATTATCCATAGAAAATCAGGATTACAGCCGTTATAGGAATGCAAGGTGGCACTCGAAGAAAGGCTGGCTTCTCCCCAGCTCGCTCAGCTCTGGGTAGAGCCGGCCATCACAAGGGGCTTACCTTCTCTATCCACAAGTACGGTCAGGCCATCACCTGTACCGCCCCACTTTGTAGAGGTGACAGACCCCTGTTTCGCGGTCGCAGATCACCTCAACCACCTTGCCGAAAGTCTTTTCCTCATGGACCGTCTCAAAGCGTTTCTCCCTCACCATATAAGTCTTCTATCCAGAAATACATGTAGCAGAGTTTAAGAGGCATGAAAAACTAGTTCATGGAGCACTGCTGATCATCCTTGAGGCTTTGCAACGGCTTCGACAAAACGATTGGTTTTCACTACTGAGTAATTGAGCGTACAGCGATAGAGCCGGCCTCTAGACATCAGGTTACCCCTAGTCGATGAACTACCGGTATTTACTTGTACTCTGATCCGGAGCGGTGGGCGCAGCTGGCCGAGTATTCGATCTGCGGCGGGGTTCGGGGCATAGACCTGAGGGGTGCCGGCACGGCTCAACCAGTAAGTCTCAATCAGACCACCAGCTCGTTCTGAATAGAACGAGTCTGCACTTTTCCGCGCGGCGCCGACCCCGTCTCAATCCGACAATGTGATGGGAGGGGCTGGCCAGACTGGCTTCCCGTCATGTCAGTGGGCGCCACGAGGCATAGCCCCTTCTTCACCTGCATCATGAATACCACCCAGAACCTCCGTCCAGAAGGCAAGGTTGGCCTGTTCGTAAAGAAACCCCATGCGCAGCGTTCGCAGGGACGCAGGGACCAGCGCGTCACCGCTCATATCAGCCTGAATCTGTTCGTACTCCCGCATCCGCTCGCGGTGCACTGCCAGTTGCTCCTGGGCCAGCGAACGTAGCGCCGCTTCCGGCTCATCCGCGATGAAAAACAGTTTGAGCAACCCCAGGTCACGAAGTTCCGGCATACCTGCAGGCGCCCGCAGCCAGTCCCGGAGCGCCGCGCGGCCCGGGCCGGTCAGGTCGAAAAATCGCCTGCGCCGTCCCCCTGACTCCTGTTCCTCGCGCAACAAACCCAACCCCACGAGGCGCTGCGGCTCGGCGTAGAGCTGAGAGCGGGGGAAGTGCCAGAAATAACCGACCGACTCGTCGGCGCAGCGCTTGAGGTCATACGAGGTGCTGGGGCCACGCTGGGCGATGAGCCCCAGCACGATGTAGGACGAGGGGCTCAGGCTTGTGTCGCTCACCTTCTCAGTGTACTCTTGGTCCAGACCATCTAATTTGGACTGTCCAATATAGACTATTGGAGTCTGATGGGGGCCTTCAGGAGGACCTATGTCACAGCACACCGCACCCCCCACCCCCCGCCGCCTGACCGCCGAACTGGACGGGGGCTTCGTCGTTTTCCTGATCGGGATGCGTATCAACCAGCCCTGGAAGGTATGGGTCTGGCTGCCCGTGGCCCTGGCCATGCCGAAGATGCTGCGCGAGTTGGCCCAGCAACCGGAACTGGGCCTGCTGGCCACACAGATGCAGGGCGGGACGCTGGTGCAGTACTGGCGTGACGTGGACAGTCTCAACGCCTACGCCCGCAGCCGGGACCAGGTGCACCTGCCCGAGTGGGGCGCCTTCAACCGTCGGGCACGGCAGGCCCAGGGGGCGGTTGGGATCTGGCACGAAACCTATGTGGTCGGACCGGGGCAATATGAAACGGTGTATGTGGATATGCCGGCCTACGGTCTGGGCCGCGCCGGACGGTTGGTGGAGGCCAGAGGGCACCGTCAGACGGCTCAGGGCCGCTTGACAGGCCATCCTGTAACTC encodes:
- a CDS encoding DUF6440 family protein, which translates into the protein MVREKRFETVHEEKTFGKVVEVICDRETGVCHLYKVGRYR
- a CDS encoding PadR family transcriptional regulator, producing the protein MSDTSLSPSSYIVLGLIAQRGPSTSYDLKRCADESVGYFWHFPRSQLYAEPQRLVGLGLLREEQESGGRRRRFFDLTGPGRAALRDWLRAPAGMPELRDLGLLKLFFIADEPEAALRSLAQEQLAVHRERMREYEQIQADMSGDALVPASLRTLRMGFLYEQANLAFWTEVLGGIHDAGEEGAMPRGAH
- a CDS encoding DUF4188 domain-containing protein; this encodes MSQHTAPPTPRRLTAELDGGFVVFLIGMRINQPWKVWVWLPVALAMPKMLRELAQQPELGLLATQMQGGTLVQYWRDVDSLNAYARSRDQVHLPEWGAFNRRARQAQGAVGIWHETYVVGPGQYETVYVDMPAYGLGRAGRLVEARGHRQTAQGRLTGHPVTPGQAGAAQPDPS